A DNA window from Candidatus Protochlamydia naegleriophila contains the following coding sequences:
- a CDS encoding CPBP family intramembrane glutamic endopeptidase, with protein MTLDGEKSSGESSLRFPLTSYFILAYLLSWLVWGSFVLSRNGAGLLPFNSPMPFLPTVALGAFGPSLAALIVIGMSEGWIGIRDFLKRIMLWRVRLWWYFFALIGIPLIMTLGSVILPDVWTSFTPIRWDTLFAYALFFIYPALIIGGPLGEEPGWRGFALPRLQKRYGPLMGSIILGLLWSLWHMPIWFSGQWTKPTIPNIALYMTWIVGVSIIMTWIFNHTKGSIFMAIVVHASVDAFPNAILWPLFPELTQLTDYNFLYGYLGLAIGFEAVALVLIALTRGRLGYRFSSNSLQ; from the coding sequence ATGACTTTGGATGGCGAAAAATCTAGCGGGGAAAGCTCGCTCCGTTTCCCTCTTACTTCCTACTTTATTCTTGCTTATCTTCTTTCTTGGCTTGTATGGGGATCATTTGTGCTTTCTCGAAATGGGGCAGGCCTCCTGCCATTTAACAGCCCGATGCCTTTTCTGCCGACCGTTGCTCTTGGAGCGTTTGGGCCTTCTTTAGCAGCGCTCATTGTCATTGGAATGAGTGAAGGATGGATAGGGATCAGGGATTTTTTGAAGCGGATCATGCTTTGGCGTGTTAGGCTTTGGTGGTATTTCTTTGCGCTGATCGGCATCCCCTTGATCATGACGCTTGGATCGGTCATCTTGCCAGATGTTTGGACCTCTTTTACTCCCATAAGATGGGATACACTGTTTGCCTATGCCTTGTTTTTTATTTATCCTGCGCTGATCATAGGCGGTCCATTGGGAGAAGAGCCTGGCTGGCGTGGTTTTGCATTACCCAGACTGCAAAAACGGTATGGTCCTTTAATGGGCAGCATCATCCTTGGGTTGCTTTGGAGCCTTTGGCATATGCCGATTTGGTTCAGTGGGCAGTGGACGAAGCCCACTATTCCCAATATTGCTCTATACATGACGTGGATCGTAGGTGTATCCATCATCATGACCTGGATTTTCAATCACACGAAGGGAAGCATCTTCATGGCCATTGTGGTGCATGCTTCGGTCGATGCTTTTCCCAATGCGATTCTTTGGCCGCTCTTTCCCGAACTTACCCAATTGACCGATTACAACTTTTTGTATGGTTATCTCGGACTTGCCATCGGTTTCGAGGCTGTGGCATTAGTGCTCATTGCGTTGACGCGCGGCCGTCTGGGCTATCGCTTTTCAAGCAATTCTTTGCAATAG
- a CDS encoding TetR/AcrR family transcriptional regulator: MSSRIDTKRAVAAAKTQEKILKAACHLFVKKGFDGTSISEIAKKAQINQSLIYHYYASKEELWKSVKRQLVGSYVEKGGLEFDAGRGLRDILKHIVHSRFEFYERHPEILRMLSWQKLELTKDKLAGGTPFSPDNWKEPLTQLQKLGQIRKEIDIDMMSLFITSAINGALSEDYLDLLKDPKAKMGYLNMIVECLMRSFSVA; the protein is encoded by the coding sequence ATGAGTTCTAGAATTGATACAAAACGTGCTGTTGCAGCGGCGAAAACGCAAGAAAAAATATTGAAGGCGGCTTGCCATTTATTTGTAAAAAAAGGATTTGATGGAACATCCATTAGCGAAATTGCCAAAAAAGCGCAGATTAATCAGAGTCTTATCTATCATTATTATGCATCAAAAGAAGAGCTATGGAAGAGCGTTAAAAGACAGTTGGTGGGCTCTTATGTGGAAAAGGGCGGGTTAGAATTCGATGCGGGCCGGGGTTTACGAGATATTTTAAAGCATATAGTGCATAGCCGCTTTGAATTTTATGAAAGGCATCCTGAGATTCTCCGCATGCTATCATGGCAAAAACTTGAGCTCACGAAAGATAAGCTCGCTGGTGGCACCCCATTCTCGCCTGACAATTGGAAGGAGCCATTGACGCAGCTTCAAAAACTGGGTCAGATTCGCAAAGAAATAGATATAGACATGATGAGTTTGTTTATTACGAGCGCCATCAATGGTGCGTTAAGCGAGGATTATCTGGATCTTTTGAAAGACCCCAAAGCTAAAATGGGCTATTTAAACATGATTGTTGAGTGCTTGATGCGTTCATTTAGCGTAGCGTGA
- the truA gene encoding tRNA pseudouridine(38-40) synthase TruA yields MHCYKLTIAYEGTHYSGWQVQPNASSVQQHIQEALAVILKTDKIGIIGSGRTDAGVHARAQIAHFQSEEQLNLHRILVSLNGLLPHDIRIMQVELASSNFHSQYSAIGKEYHYHLYLNRVMNPFQRLYSWHLLRKINVDLLKQASRLFIGTHDFTSFANEAHAGTAAHDPVRTLYRLDTIEVEGGLRLEFEGDGFLYKMVRNIVGTLVDVASNKKTLEEIDRIFAAKDRRLAGMAAPPQGLFLVRVDYPDDHLIYG; encoded by the coding sequence ATGCACTGTTATAAATTGACAATTGCCTATGAGGGCACCCATTACAGCGGATGGCAGGTACAGCCCAATGCTTCTTCCGTGCAACAGCACATTCAAGAGGCATTAGCGGTCATTTTAAAAACAGACAAGATTGGCATCATAGGGTCTGGACGCACGGATGCAGGCGTCCATGCCAGGGCGCAAATCGCTCATTTTCAATCAGAAGAGCAGCTGAATCTTCACCGCATACTTGTTTCTCTAAATGGACTTTTGCCGCACGATATTCGAATCATGCAGGTGGAGCTAGCCTCTTCCAACTTTCACTCTCAGTACAGTGCAATCGGAAAAGAGTATCACTACCATCTTTATCTAAACCGCGTGATGAATCCTTTTCAACGCCTTTATAGCTGGCATTTGTTGCGCAAAATCAATGTTGATTTATTAAAACAAGCCTCACGCTTATTTATTGGAACGCATGATTTTACTTCCTTTGCCAATGAAGCGCATGCTGGAACGGCGGCTCATGATCCTGTTAGAACACTCTATCGCCTCGACACGATAGAAGTGGAGGGCGGGCTTCGGCTCGAGTTTGAAGGGGATGGCTTTCTGTATAAGATGGTGCGCAACATTGTTGGGACTTTAGTAGATGTGGCCTCAAACAAGAAGACTTTAGAAGAGATCGATCGGATTTTTGCAGCCAAGGACCGCCGCTTAGCCGGAATGGCAGCACCGCCGCAAGGGCTCTTTTTGGTAAGAGTCGATTATCCAGATGATCATCTCATCTATGGATGA
- a CDS encoding HAD family hydrolase — protein MQWIHQYQLFLFDFDGLLVNTESLHFQAYQHMCAARGFPLNWNFERYSDAAHHHATGLRDRIYAEFPALYAQEPDWSVLYAEKKKAFLNLLKAGAAELMPGAANLLLALKEANIKRCVVTHSSITLIQTIRHQNPILDSIPHWLTREDYSNPKPDPECYQTAIQRLAQNGDRIIGFEDSPRGLNALLQTSAKPVLICPQNSPYLKHLLKEELAYYPSFTAINDDDHP, from the coding sequence ATGCAATGGATTCACCAATATCAGCTCTTTTTATTCGACTTTGATGGCCTCCTAGTCAATACCGAATCGCTCCATTTCCAGGCCTATCAACACATGTGCGCCGCGCGCGGCTTTCCTTTAAATTGGAATTTTGAGCGCTACTCTGATGCTGCCCACCACCACGCAACGGGATTAAGGGATCGCATTTATGCCGAATTCCCAGCTCTTTATGCTCAAGAACCTGACTGGAGCGTTCTTTATGCTGAAAAGAAAAAAGCATTCCTGAATCTTTTAAAAGCAGGCGCGGCCGAGTTAATGCCTGGCGCAGCAAATCTTCTATTGGCTTTAAAAGAAGCCAATATTAAGCGCTGCGTCGTGACGCATTCTTCCATCACGCTTATTCAAACAATCCGGCATCAGAATCCCATTCTCGATAGCATCCCTCACTGGTTGACAAGAGAAGACTATAGCAATCCCAAGCCTGATCCTGAGTGCTATCAAACTGCCATCCAGCGCCTGGCACAAAATGGTGACAGGATCATTGGCTTCGAAGATAGCCCAAGAGGCTTGAATGCCCTTTTGCAGACTTCTGCAAAACCCGTTTTGATCTGTCCGCAAAATTCCCCTTACTTAAAACACCTCTTGAAGGAAGAGCTCGCCTACTATCCAAGTTTTACAGCCATAAATGACGATGATCATCCATAG
- a CDS encoding ASCH domain-containing protein, which produces MATFNIHCDDPWFSYIRQGVKPVEGRKKTHSYKRIQVGDNINFSNGTDSFMAKVTEIREYDTIEQYLEDVTLEKALPGIATLEEALGIYYQWSPKEKISQYGFLGIFIHPV; this is translated from the coding sequence ATGGCTACTTTTAATATCCATTGTGATGATCCCTGGTTTTCTTATATCCGCCAAGGTGTCAAGCCTGTTGAAGGACGAAAAAAAACCCACTCCTATAAGCGTATTCAAGTAGGCGATAACATTAACTTTTCTAACGGAACCGACAGCTTCATGGCAAAGGTCACCGAGATTAGAGAGTATGATACAATCGAGCAATACCTCGAAGATGTCACCTTAGAAAAAGCCTTGCCAGGTATTGCCACACTTGAAGAAGCGCTGGGAATTTACTACCAGTGGAGTCCAAAAGAAAAAATCAGTCAGTATGGCTTCTTAGGTATTTTCATTCATCCCGTTTAA
- a CDS encoding nuclear transport factor 2 family protein: MFRGNHVDEKTDLAVYIETALKEVIENMEAGEEVFSHYFSPSYTQHVDGHVLDYKDFIQHMTIQKTLLKSATVTIQHSLAEPDKVCTVHRVSAVKKNGSVVEIQVIAYFELENGKIVLCKELTHLISGADADRTIGSIK; the protein is encoded by the coding sequence ATGTTTAGAGGAAATCATGTAGATGAAAAAACAGATTTAGCCGTCTATATTGAGACGGCTTTAAAAGAGGTTATTGAAAACATGGAGGCTGGCGAAGAGGTCTTTTCACATTATTTTTCTCCATCCTATACTCAACATGTCGATGGGCATGTGTTAGATTACAAAGATTTTATTCAGCACATGACGATTCAGAAAACCCTCCTTAAATCTGCAACAGTGACTATCCAACATTCGCTCGCAGAACCGGATAAGGTCTGCACCGTTCATAGAGTTAGTGCAGTTAAGAAAAATGGAAGCGTCGTAGAGATCCAAGTGATTGCTTATTTCGAATTGGAAAACGGAAAAATCGTGCTGTGTAAAGAACTGACCCATCTCATAAGCGGTGCTGATGCAGATCGCACCATTGGCTCCATCAAATGA
- a CDS encoding SWIB/MDM2 domain-containing protein: MTKDTKDTKKNSAFMRPVQVSETLAEIVGNGPMPRTEVTKRVWDYIKKHKLQDQTNKRNINPDAKLAKVLGSNQSIDMFKMTSKIAKHLKEPEMSGSKH; this comes from the coding sequence ATGACAAAAGATACGAAAGATACAAAAAAAAATTCTGCGTTCATGAGACCCGTACAAGTGAGCGAAACACTTGCTGAAATTGTTGGAAATGGCCCTATGCCAAGAACGGAAGTGACCAAGCGTGTGTGGGATTATATTAAAAAACACAAGTTGCAAGATCAAACTAACAAGCGTAATATCAATCCAGATGCCAAATTGGCCAAAGTCTTGGGATCAAACCAATCTATTGATATGTTTAAAATGACTAGCAAGATTGCTAAGCATTTAAAAGAGCCTGAAATGTCTGGATCTAAGCATTAA
- the lpxG gene encoding UDP-2,3-diacylglucosamine diphosphatase LpxG, with product MRQKKKWAEWAWDAWCVASVIGLWPRFIEPHLLSVTKLALPIPRLPPNLNGLNILQFSDLHWSWRFSWHLKRKLIRKINRLKPDMIVFTGDFLCRSKLEDKEGLKSLLSSLQAPYGCFAILGNHDYERFITVNGEGYYDVEHPSETSDIGKGFKRLFSSTMLTGQATAEARKVSQHQELIDLLSQTPFQLLNNETQLVSLKDCKINVCGLEEYSLGRFNPEKAFQDYDRAYPGIVLSHNPDTIERLKPYPGDIILAGHTHGGQVNLPFLWRKFTQIEHLEFKSGLKSIGKKWAYINRGLASVMRFRWFAMPELTLLTLQVEKDG from the coding sequence ATGCGTCAAAAAAAGAAATGGGCTGAGTGGGCTTGGGATGCGTGGTGCGTTGCCTCTGTCATAGGACTTTGGCCACGCTTTATTGAACCGCATCTACTTTCTGTCACAAAGCTTGCTCTTCCGATTCCTCGCTTGCCACCGAATCTGAATGGTTTAAACATTTTGCAATTCAGTGATTTACATTGGAGTTGGAGATTTTCTTGGCATTTGAAGCGTAAGCTCATCCGAAAGATCAACCGCCTGAAGCCTGACATGATCGTTTTTACTGGAGACTTTCTTTGCCGGTCGAAGCTGGAAGATAAAGAAGGATTGAAAAGCCTTTTATCCTCTTTGCAGGCCCCATATGGCTGCTTTGCTATCTTGGGCAATCACGATTATGAACGGTTCATTACGGTCAATGGGGAGGGCTATTACGACGTTGAGCACCCATCTGAAACATCCGATATCGGCAAGGGCTTTAAGCGCCTCTTCAGTTCGACTATGCTAACTGGGCAAGCAACGGCAGAGGCTCGGAAGGTCAGCCAGCATCAAGAGCTCATCGATCTCTTGAGCCAAACCCCTTTCCAGTTGCTTAATAATGAGACCCAGTTGGTTTCTTTGAAAGACTGTAAGATTAACGTATGCGGGCTAGAAGAGTATTCGCTCGGCCGCTTTAATCCCGAAAAAGCCTTCCAAGATTATGACAGGGCTTATCCAGGCATTGTACTTTCACATAATCCGGATACGATTGAGCGTCTAAAGCCGTATCCTGGAGACATTATTTTGGCGGGGCATACGCATGGTGGACAAGTCAATCTTCCTTTTTTATGGAGAAAATTTACCCAGATCGAGCATTTAGAATTTAAAAGCGGGCTTAAGAGCATTGGCAAAAAGTGGGCCTATATCAATCGCGGCTTGGCGAGCGTCATGCGCTTTCGCTGGTTTGCCATGCCAGAATTAACTTTATTGACTTTACAAGTGGAAAAAGATGGCTAA
- the ispD gene encoding 2-C-methyl-D-erythritol 4-phosphate cytidylyltransferase has protein sequence MAKIPFAVVFLAGGMGTRMGGSVPKQYLTIHNKPLALHSFEIFASMPEVHQIVVVCESAYEDLFKLYEGSKPLLFARPGLRRQDSLWNGIQFLEGDPLVCVHDSARPFIGASLIRRAVESAEEIGAAAIGVRVKATIKVCNSEQMIVNTPDRSQLWEMQTPQVVRLNLLKEGFAIAQETNMTVTDDVALAELAGKPAKVIEGSYINIKVTTPEDLLVAQKFLENHALL, from the coding sequence ATGGCTAAGATTCCCTTTGCGGTTGTGTTTTTGGCAGGTGGAATGGGAACCCGTATGGGAGGCTCTGTTCCCAAGCAATATTTAACGATTCACAATAAGCCCCTAGCTTTGCATAGTTTTGAAATATTTGCCTCGATGCCAGAAGTTCATCAAATTGTCGTGGTTTGCGAGTCTGCTTATGAAGATCTTTTCAAGCTTTATGAGGGGAGTAAGCCCCTTCTGTTTGCAAGGCCTGGCTTGCGCCGCCAAGATTCTTTGTGGAATGGCATTCAGTTCTTGGAAGGAGATCCGCTTGTTTGCGTCCACGATTCTGCACGTCCCTTTATCGGAGCTTCATTGATCAGACGGGCGGTGGAGTCTGCAGAGGAAATAGGAGCGGCGGCCATTGGCGTGCGTGTCAAGGCGACGATTAAAGTCTGTAATAGCGAGCAGATGATTGTGAATACGCCTGATCGCTCTCAATTATGGGAAATGCAGACACCACAAGTGGTTCGTCTAAACCTGCTCAAAGAAGGTTTTGCCATTGCTCAGGAAACAAACATGACTGTGACAGATGATGTAGCGCTTGCAGAACTGGCTGGAAAGCCTGCAAAAGTTATAGAGGGTTCTTATATAAATATCAAAGTGACGACGCCGGAAGATTTGCTGGTTGCGCAAAAATTTTTAGAAAATCATGCACTGTTATAA
- a CDS encoding alpha/beta fold hydrolase, with protein sequence MAAWIDGYVESQGVNIHYVTNGVEEAKAGSLLFVPGVMMPAWIWEKQLSHFSKTYRVVAMDPRSQGESGSSTEGHYAFSRSKDIAAVADHLKLKHLVLIGWSLGVPEAINYAAHFRPKDMLGLVLIDGLAGIDSTVPFYNSTVEYWSEFQVDRVAKTKEFIRLIFNQPHSEAYLNKLYETALRMPTNTVMALMNNYILQDFRPLLPKLNIPTLIATIEGPRLEYMQEMQALLPHARLAVIKSAGHALFVDQPETFNALLDAFILDLLTPKPFNSAASFTSH encoded by the coding sequence ATGGCAGCTTGGATTGATGGCTATGTGGAGAGCCAAGGAGTCAATATCCACTATGTTACTAATGGCGTCGAGGAAGCCAAGGCAGGATCCCTTCTGTTTGTACCCGGAGTCATGATGCCTGCTTGGATATGGGAAAAACAACTTAGCCATTTTTCTAAAACCTATCGCGTCGTTGCTATGGATCCAAGATCCCAGGGAGAGTCAGGCTCCTCAACCGAGGGGCATTATGCCTTTTCACGCTCCAAAGATATTGCCGCCGTTGCAGACCACTTAAAATTGAAGCATCTCGTTTTAATTGGATGGTCTCTTGGAGTTCCTGAAGCGATCAACTATGCCGCTCACTTTAGACCGAAGGATATGCTAGGGCTCGTGCTTATCGATGGGCTCGCTGGAATCGATTCTACTGTGCCTTTTTACAACTCAACGGTCGAGTATTGGTCCGAGTTTCAAGTAGATCGCGTTGCCAAGACCAAAGAATTCATCAGGCTCATCTTCAATCAGCCTCATTCTGAGGCATACTTAAATAAACTCTATGAGACGGCTCTAAGAATGCCAACCAATACGGTCATGGCTTTGATGAACAACTACATTTTGCAAGATTTTCGCCCCTTGTTGCCCAAGCTCAATATTCCCACACTCATTGCAACAATTGAGGGGCCTCGTCTCGAATACATGCAGGAAATGCAAGCCTTGCTGCCTCATGCCCGTCTAGCAGTCATCAAATCGGCCGGCCATGCCCTATTTGTCGACCAACCAGAGACATTCAATGCTCTTTTGGACGCATTCATCCTGGATCTATTGACTCCAAAGCCTTTTAATTCCGCTGCATCCTTCACAAGCCATTGA
- a CDS encoding UTP--glucose-1-phosphate uridylyltransferase gives MALNLEQHVYDLRTLVANLRQTSIITEKLAILNSLPIVKDFFHRSNLLQPYLAGLNEESDYAIKSIIAIGQGPIVFNQTVVEKEPFERLHKLAQQLVSIEHFYQYMGGIIGYHLTVLSMIFFQSTLKKPSLDNTSYIQPEGLFLGHDKPAVRKAIRWGLESLGKLVEIYPVGGAGDRLNLMDEETKVPLPAAVLPFLGKSLLEGLIRDLQAREYLHFKLYDKQLCIPVAMMTSTEKNNHAHILDICQRYNWFGRPPESFYFFIQPLVPVLTQEGNWSLSSPLTLTLKPGGHGVMWKLAEEQGVFAWLASQGIEDGLVRQINNPLAGIDSSILGLVGIGCKQKKAFGFVSCERLLNSAEGTNVLIETEVSNHFEYRLTNIEYTDFAYRGIGEEPAKEGSPYSIYPTNTNILFVHIPAIQEALHSCPIPGQLINMKSKVSYIDQEGHVSFVPGGRLESTMQNIADYIVDRFPNRLPRKEFQRRLKSFIVYNKRSKTISTTKKSYTPGESAVSTPEQAYYDILSNNRELLNQGCHFKVPDEQSLDEFLKAGPNCIFLFHPALGPLYSVVQQKIRHGRFADRSELQIELAEVNIDHLDLEGSLLIESPSPLGSINENDLLEYGLESRCHLQHVTIRNKGIDYRLPQHFWKNKLQRNECVRIHLKEGAEFHAEHITLTGNCYFEVPAYHRLTLKAASDGTLAEELTKIENPSWSWHYHFDEEDRIKLHMKHN, from the coding sequence ATGGCTTTGAATTTAGAACAGCACGTTTATGACCTTCGGACACTCGTTGCAAATTTGCGACAAACCTCTATCATAACCGAGAAGCTTGCTATCTTAAATTCCCTCCCAATTGTTAAAGATTTTTTTCATAGATCTAATCTCCTACAACCCTATTTAGCAGGCTTAAATGAGGAGAGCGATTATGCGATTAAATCGATTATCGCCATTGGCCAAGGCCCGATTGTCTTCAATCAAACAGTAGTGGAAAAAGAGCCTTTTGAGCGTTTGCATAAATTGGCCCAGCAACTGGTCAGCATCGAGCATTTTTATCAATACATGGGGGGAATCATTGGATACCATTTGACTGTCTTATCCATGATTTTTTTTCAAAGCACTCTTAAAAAGCCATCTCTCGACAATACGAGCTACATTCAGCCGGAAGGGCTATTTTTAGGACATGATAAACCTGCTGTACGTAAAGCCATTCGATGGGGATTGGAGAGTTTGGGCAAACTCGTTGAAATCTATCCTGTCGGCGGAGCAGGTGACCGGTTAAATCTCATGGATGAGGAGACAAAAGTTCCTCTACCCGCCGCCGTCCTGCCTTTTTTGGGAAAATCATTGCTTGAAGGGCTCATACGTGATTTGCAGGCCCGGGAATACCTCCATTTTAAACTATACGACAAGCAACTTTGCATTCCTGTAGCAATGATGACTTCCACGGAAAAAAATAATCACGCCCATATTCTAGACATTTGTCAGCGCTATAATTGGTTTGGCAGGCCGCCAGAAAGTTTTTATTTTTTTATTCAGCCCCTCGTCCCCGTCCTTACACAAGAAGGAAATTGGTCACTTTCTTCACCTCTAACATTGACGCTTAAACCAGGTGGCCATGGTGTGATGTGGAAGTTAGCCGAAGAACAAGGTGTGTTTGCCTGGCTAGCCTCGCAAGGCATTGAAGACGGATTGGTGCGCCAAATTAATAATCCTTTGGCAGGCATTGACAGCTCGATACTTGGCTTAGTTGGAATTGGATGCAAACAAAAGAAAGCTTTTGGATTTGTCTCTTGCGAACGCCTTTTAAACAGTGCCGAAGGAACAAATGTCTTAATTGAAACAGAAGTCTCGAATCATTTTGAATACCGCCTCACAAACATCGAATATACAGACTTTGCCTATCGTGGGATTGGTGAAGAGCCTGCAAAAGAAGGCAGCCCTTATTCTATCTACCCAACTAACACCAATATTTTATTTGTTCATATTCCAGCCATTCAAGAAGCCTTGCACAGTTGTCCCATTCCAGGTCAGCTGATTAATATGAAGTCGAAAGTCTCCTATATAGACCAAGAAGGACATGTCTCATTTGTTCCAGGCGGCAGACTAGAATCTACGATGCAAAACATTGCAGATTACATAGTAGATCGCTTCCCAAATCGTCTACCAAGGAAGGAGTTCCAACGGAGGCTTAAATCATTCATCGTCTATAACAAGCGCTCCAAGACAATTTCGACAACAAAAAAATCTTATACACCAGGAGAGTCTGCTGTTTCGACTCCCGAGCAAGCCTACTACGACATCCTTTCCAATAATCGCGAACTTCTAAATCAGGGTTGCCACTTCAAAGTGCCTGATGAACAATCTCTTGATGAGTTTTTAAAAGCAGGGCCGAATTGCATATTTCTTTTCCATCCTGCTTTGGGCCCTCTTTACTCTGTCGTTCAGCAAAAAATACGGCATGGCCGCTTTGCAGATAGGTCTGAGCTTCAAATTGAGCTTGCAGAAGTCAACATTGACCATCTCGATCTCGAAGGCAGTTTATTGATTGAATCTCCCTCACCTCTCGGTTCAATCAACGAGAATGATCTTTTGGAATATGGTCTTGAGAGTCGCTGCCATCTGCAACATGTGACCATCCGGAACAAAGGAATCGATTACAGGCTGCCCCAGCACTTTTGGAAAAATAAGCTCCAGCGTAATGAGTGTGTAAGGATCCATCTCAAAGAAGGAGCCGAATTCCATGCCGAACATATCACACTTACCGGAAACTGCTACTTTGAAGTTCCGGCCTACCACCGCCTAACTCTAAAAGCAGCCTCTGATGGCACTTTGGCTGAGGAATTGACAAAGATCGAGAACCCTAGCTGGTCTTGGCACTACCATTTCGACGAAGAAGACCGAATCAAGCTGCACATGAAACACAATTAA
- a CDS encoding OmpP1/FadL family transporter, protein MNRSLHLALKLIVLLNLAGNAAYAMVAGGRPNSISGGHNAFAGVVNPANAVWIKDRFDVGVFLVHQQSSLDNKNNNPLFNPGKTNQTYKAEYLSTGDVAIHKVGKIKGYDCSFSLATYTTPGYIKVRTKKAIPIAGKTPIFLEDKTQAISSIFSLKLNEKHSVGFSLDYFYLSHLRQGFQNADNPLKSVSPGHVTNKGMDHSQGLGLTLGWRWNISKSLTFGLAFIKKSYVGQYRKYRGYEPHHAKNYIPETIGGGFTYRFTKKIAGRLEVLWTGFGSLPNSNNALLSNGKLNTNKRGSHKSSGSGLQDATFINLGLGYKMNSTLSFGIGFSHRLRLARKSPYIISHSYRRQIAYNLVTFGVNYNHHHHDFFLTLSHGFENRQSGYMPEQIGGGKFTSKKNYNSLSIAWGYLY, encoded by the coding sequence ATGAACCGTTCCCTCCATTTGGCACTAAAACTTATTGTTCTTTTAAATTTAGCCGGCAATGCCGCCTATGCGATGGTTGCAGGTGGACGCCCTAACTCCATTTCCGGAGGTCATAATGCTTTTGCAGGAGTTGTCAATCCTGCAAATGCCGTATGGATCAAAGATCGTTTTGACGTTGGGGTGTTTTTGGTTCATCAACAATCATCACTCGATAACAAAAATAACAATCCTCTTTTTAATCCAGGAAAAACCAATCAGACTTACAAGGCTGAGTATTTGTCTACAGGGGATGTAGCCATTCATAAAGTAGGAAAAATAAAAGGATATGATTGTTCGTTTAGCCTTGCCACCTATACGACCCCTGGTTATATAAAGGTACGAACAAAAAAGGCCATTCCGATTGCGGGTAAGACACCCATTTTTTTAGAAGATAAAACCCAGGCCATTTCTTCTATTTTTTCATTGAAGCTCAATGAAAAGCACTCGGTAGGCTTTTCATTGGACTATTTTTATCTATCTCATTTGCGCCAGGGCTTTCAAAATGCGGATAATCCGCTAAAATCTGTGTCTCCTGGGCATGTCACAAATAAGGGAATGGATCATTCCCAAGGACTTGGACTTACGTTGGGATGGAGATGGAATATCTCGAAGTCCTTAACTTTTGGACTAGCTTTTATAAAAAAAAGCTATGTTGGCCAATATAGGAAATATCGAGGATATGAGCCTCATCACGCCAAAAATTATATTCCTGAAACGATAGGAGGCGGTTTTACTTATCGGTTTACCAAAAAAATTGCAGGACGTCTTGAGGTCCTATGGACTGGTTTTGGGAGTCTGCCGAATTCGAATAACGCTCTTTTATCTAATGGAAAGTTGAATACCAACAAGCGAGGCTCCCATAAGTCTTCGGGTAGTGGATTGCAAGATGCGACCTTTATCAATCTTGGACTGGGCTATAAAATGAATAGCACGTTGTCGTTTGGTATTGGTTTTTCCCATAGGCTCAGGCTAGCCAGAAAATCCCCTTACATCATATCCCATAGCTATCGTCGACAAATAGCCTATAACCTTGTCACTTTCGGAGTGAATTATAATCATCACCACCATGATTTTTTCTTAACCTTGTCTCATGGTTTTGAGAATCGTCAGTCAGGATATATGCCAGAGCAAATTGGAGGAGGAAAATTCACCTCAAAGAAAAATTACAATTCCCTTTCGATTGCCTGGGGATATCTGTACTAG